The genomic window TATTTCCAAATGTTCTAGTAAACAATTGATTTCATGCACTACACGTTTCCGATAGTTTCTTGCTTCTGAGTGTCCAGCCACATCAATCGCATCCAATTGCATTAACAATCCTGTGAGGATACGGGAAAGGTGTGCACAGTTCTCCAAGGTATTCAGGTTCATAAGCAGGCCAATTACATCCCATCTTGCTTTGCTAACTTCACATAAAACAGAGTTGATCTTGGGAACAGAAGCATGTGTACCTGCCGACAGAGGCAAAGATAATGCTTGCCGACCAATACAATTTTCAATAATGTCTTGCAGTGCACAAATCTTGGTCAAAGCTCGATATCTAGCTTTCCTCAAGCTAATTTTTCCTCCTGTTTTCACCTGTGTCAGTTGAAAGATAATTTCTTGGATGCGCTCAGCAAATTCCTCCGTTATCAAACCCCCAGCTGAAGATAATTCATTCGTTACCAACTGTTGTGCATCACTGAAGACCTTTTCCACCTTCAGGCGAGATGGGTGAGTTGCAATTTGCTCTAACTCTTTGAGCAGCCCCTCCACATCGTTTACTGCACTTTTGCGGCCATGCTGAATGTCAGGCTTGCCATCAGTGTCCACTGCATCTAACTCAAACAGCAACTTGGTCAAGGTGCTCTCCAGGCGCTTGTATTCTCTATCAGACTGTGTACCACTGAACGAAACTACAAGTCGTCTAGCTTCATGGATTTCCTTCTGAATTTCTTGGATTCTAATCATGGAAGGATGCTGTTGACCCATGGCCATATTCCCTTTTTCCCTAATGAGTCATAATGTGTCTGAAATTGAAGCAAAACATGTTGGTCAGGTGTTACTTCTTGGAATCAGGCCTCAACTCTATTTATTATTGCCTCCAGAATTCAAGTATTGTTAAGGGAAAGATCTGTAAATTGCCTACTACTCTATTTATGCatttattaaatatattaatgcaTGTTCTTTGTTTAGACAGAAATCGTGACACAATTAATTAACTTCCACATGGCAAGGCAAAATTCTGAGGGAAGCCCATTGTGGTAACACAATCTAGATTGTGCAGtgactttgattttttaaaatgccacaaataCTTTAGAAAAATGTTGCTTTTAAAACTATTTAAAAGTAAATTGGCTGCGCTCAACTTTAAGAGTGTCTCAGATTATTTAGACTGCAGTAGGCAACAGACGTATTGATCTCTGCCTCCTATCCTTTAGACAGCCTACATACAAAAGTTACCATCATCTGTATAACACCAATTCTTAAAAATTAATACCATTAATGCAATGTCTGTTTCCTGAAGTTATTTATCAAAAACTTGTGAAAATGCATAATTATACATCACCTTCAATCCTCTATTATTTTCAAACAACCCGATCAGGTTAGATGGATATAATTAccgtcaatttttaaaaaattaataacaTTAATGCAGTCTCTGTTTCCTGAAGGTATTTATCAAATACTTGTGAAAATGCATAATTATACACCACCTTCAATACCCTGTTATTTCAAACAACTCAATAGAATTGCTGTCTATTAACAATAAAGCTAAATAaggagctacagagatagtaggaactgccgatgctggagtatctgagataacatggtgtgaagctgaatgaatacagtgggccaagcagcatcagaggagcaggaaagcttgacgtttcaggtcgggacccttcttcagaaaagggtcctgatccgaaacatcaagttttcctgctcctctgatgctgcttggcctgctgtgttcattcagcttcaaaCCATGTTATCTTAAATAAGGAATTACGTCAACTTCCTCCTCTCTAACTATATTTGTCAATGTTCCATTCATCACTCAGATTGTTCCCCAGCAGAAACCAGTACAATTCACCTTGCACCTCCAAACCCAATCAGATAAGATCACTGAATATCATTATTTGTCACTagtcatcatttatataaaatttgGACTCAGAAATTACATTAGATTATACCAGATAAactacacagaaacaggccatttggtccaattaATCAATGACAATCTTTATGGTCCACTCAAATCTCCCAACATCTTTTCTCATCTAAATGTACCATCGTTACAATCTATTCATTTCCCCCTCAAACATTTGACCAGATTTTCTTTAATCACATAAGATATGCTTCAACCACTCCCAGTGATAATGAGTTTGAACGACTTGATAATAtatgagtgaagaagtttcttctgaattgcaTATGGGTTTCCTTGGTGGCTAGTTTATATTGATGGTCTCTAGTTCTTTAACAGAAGAAACAATCTCTCTGTATTTACTCAAtcaaaacattttgcattgtttAAGACCTTAAGAGGTCATACTTAGTCTCTTTCTCCCCCAAGAGAGAAAAGACCCAGCCTGTCAATCTTTTCTTGATATGTATGCCTGTGTACCCAGTATCATTCTTGCAGAGATTCTCTGCATTTTCTGAATGGAATGGTGGTCTAATTGGGGTTTATTGCAGGTTTAGCATAACTTTCCTACTCTGTTTCATTTCTAAATGAATAGAATTGAATAGACcttggttctgaagaagtcatgtcTGACTCAAACATTTATTGTTTcgctctccagagatgctgcaagacctattgagtttcttcaacactttatttttatttctaatctcCAGCATGCACAGTACACTGATTTTAATGGCTTatgtacttttaaaaacaaatgatgtTGCTAATTTGAAGTGTAAATATTAATGAATGGTTTGTTTTGCTGCTCTACCCAATAAATAATAAGTGGCTTCCCTGTTCTTCTGAGCAAAATATACTACCTCATATTTTCAGGCAACTATGTTGAACTTCAATAATCAATTACCCATCCTACATATCTTTGGTAACATGGGGCTGCTTTCCTCAGTGTCAAGATcctgctttttaaatttaattcctAAATGCATTTCAGCAGGAACTCCTCCATATATCTATCAAGTCATTTTATACATGCTCCAACACTGAACATAAAATCTGGATATATACCCTCCATTTGCAAGTGCCTCATTGGCTGCTGTGAGATATCTTTTCTTCTGACACTTGTGGGCAACACGGcaaagaatcatacagcatggaaacagacctttctgtcCAACTAATCCACGCTGAGCCATGTTCTCAAAATAAACCATCTGCctgtttttggcccatatccctccaaatcattcctactcatgtacttatccaaatattgtttaaatattataattgtacccgcatcctcgactccctctggcagttcatttcgcATACAAACCACTTTGTGTAAAAagttgccctcatgtctttttaaaatttttttttctctcaacttaaaaataccACCCCTAACTTTGAACTCACCCACttcagggaaaagatctttgcaagtcactttatctatgcccctcgtgatttcataaatctcaataaggtcacccggTAACCTCCTATGCGCCAATGAAAATAGtctcagcctatttttataatccaaaccctccattcccagtaatATCCCAGTAAAACTGTTCTGAACTCTCTCTAGTTATTGATATTTTTCCTATAACGGGGTGACccgaactgcacacagtactgcaaaagagggctcaccaatgtcctgtacaacttcaacaagatatcccaactcctatattcaaacgctctgagcaatgaaggcaagtgccttcttaaccaccctgtgtgtctgaacccctaggtctgtcttttctacaacactactcagaGCCTTACTattaactgcataagtcctgtcctcgtttgttttaccaaaatgcaatatctcacatttatccaaattaactccatctgccactccttagtccACTGACCAAAGTGACCAGGATCTCTTCATAAtttcagataaccttcttcacaggccactacaccatcaattttagtgtcatccacaaacttactaaactgTGCatcctacattctcatccatatcacttatataaataacaaaaagaaatGGACACAGAACCAATTCCTATgctacaccactggtcacagtcttCCAGTAGAAAAAAACAACCCTTTATCACTACCCTTTGTCTCCTTCCtaaagccaattttctatccaattagcaagctcatcctgaatctcATTATGATTTAACTTTACTGATTAATTTACAATGTGAAAACTCATTAAAGGTTTTATTTAAGTCCAAGCAAACAACTTTTTTTAGCCTCAAAAACACCATCTATCATCACAATTATAGAGCATTATTATTACTACATTTCTATTCTGGTCCCTGCAATCTGGTCAGCCTTCTGAGCAACAATGCCTTGATTTACACTGTGGCCTAATTCCCTCCCCTACTGTTTTCTAGAAAGGGAGTTGTACGGGCATCG from Stegostoma tigrinum isolate sSteTig4 chromosome 10, sSteTig4.hap1, whole genome shotgun sequence includes these protein-coding regions:
- the bag5 gene encoding BAG family molecular chaperone regulator 5; translation: MAMGQQHPSMIRIQEIQKEIHEARRLVVSFSGTQSDREYKRLESTLTKLLFELDAVDTDGKPDIQHGRKSAVNDVEGLLKELEQIATHPSRLKVEKVFSDAQQLVTNELSSAGGLITEEFAERIQEIIFQLTQVKTGGKISLRKARYRALTKICALQDIIENCIGRQALSLPLSAGTHASVPKINSVLCEVSKARWDVIGLLMNLNTLENCAHLSRILTGLLMQLDAIDVAGHSEARNYRKRVVHEINCLLEHLEIESEGEAAGSYDLAQNQSIKQIEEIGQKTAHLKQQLLQRENASDLHLKPKGELQSLLTELDKIDIGKNPCIREARRRAVVDVQAVIAYVDLKETLAKRENMEEQLRDEHPSQKAIWQVLSDLSEFQKQVLSFDGDRTDKNYVRLEEMLTKQLLALDAVETQGNDGAKVARKQAVKFAQNILNYLDMKTDEWEY